One stretch of Malus domestica chromosome 14, GDT2T_hap1 DNA includes these proteins:
- the LOC103455258 gene encoding uncharacterized protein — protein sequence MGSSDDKVVAVIMVGGPTKGTRFRPLSLNIPKPLFPLAGQPMVHHPISACKRIPNLTQIFLIGFYEEREFALYVSSISNELKVPVRYLREDMPHGSAGGLYNFRDLIMEDNPSHIVLLNCDVCCTFPLPEMLEAHKKYGAMGTILVIKVSAESASQFGELVADPVTNELLHYTEKPETFVSDRINCGVYIFTPDIFNTIKGVSTQWKDRADLRRLSSFESLHSATRNAPTHFVRLDQDILSPLAGKKQLYTYETLDFWEQIKTPGMSLRCSGLYLAQFRFTNPHLLVSGDGTKSASITGDVYVHPSAKVHPSAKIGPNVSISANARIGAGVRLISCIILDNVEIKENAVVIHAIVGWKSSIGRWSRVQATGDYNSKLGITILGEAVTVEDEVVVINSIVLPHKTLNVSVQEEIIL from the exons ATGGGGAGCTCGGACGACAAGGTGGTTGCTGTGATCATGGTGGGTGGGCCCACTAAAG GAACTAGATTCCGGCCATTGTCACTGAATATACCGAAGCCGCTTTTTCCATTAGCAGGACAACCAATGGTTCATCATCCGATTTCCGCTTGTAAAAGG ATTCCGAACCTCACACAAATTTTCCTCATTGGTTTCTACGAGGAGCGTGAATTCGCGTTATATGTGTCCTCAATCTCTAATGAGCTTAAAGTCCCTGTTAG ATATTTGAGGGAAGACATGCCACATGGATCAGCTGGTGGACTTTATAATTTCAGAGATCTGATCATGGAAGACAACCCG TCGCACATTGTCTTGTTGAATTGTGATGTTTGCTGCACTTTTCCGCTTCCAGAAATGCTTG AGGCTCACAAAAAATATGGTGCTATGGGAACAATCCTTGTGATCAAG GTTTCTGCTGAATCAGCCAGTCAGTTTGGGGAACTGGTAGCTGATCCGGTCACCAATGAACTGTTGCATTACACCGAGAAGCCTGAGACTTTT GTCAGCGACAGGATAAATTGTGGTGTCTACATATTTACACCAGACATTTTTAACACCATCAAAGGTGTTTCCACTCAGTGGAAGGACAGAG CTGATTTAAGACGTCTGTCCAGCTTCGAATCCCTTCATTCAGCAACAAG GAATGCTCCCACGCATTTTGTAAGGCTAGATCAAGATATCCTATCGCCTCTTGCGGGGAAAAAGCAGTTATACACATATGAAACCTTGGACTTCTGGGAACAGATCAAAACTCCTGG AATGTCATTAAGGTGTTCTGGTTTGTATCTTGCACAATTTCGATTCACCAATCCACATCTCTTGGTGAGTGGAGATGGTACAAAGAGTGCCAGTATTACCGGTGATGTTTATGTTCATCCATCAGCAAAAGTACATCCAAGTGCTAAG ATTGGTCCCAATGTCTCAATATCTGCAAATGCTCGCATAGGAGCTGGTGTGAGGCTCATAAGTTGTATCATCCTTGACAATGTCGAAATAAAG GAAAACGCAGTTGTTATTCATGCAATTGTTGGATGGAAATCTTCAATCGGGAGATGGTCTCGTGTCCAG GCTACTGGGGATTACAATTCAAAGCTCGGGATCACGATCCTTG GTGAAGCAGTGACAGTTGAAGATGAAGTGGTGGTTATAAACAGCATTGTCCTGCCCCATAAGACTCTCAACGTCAGCGTTCAGGAAGAAATCATTCTTTGA